A window of Solea solea chromosome 18, fSolSol10.1, whole genome shotgun sequence contains these coding sequences:
- the ppp2r3a gene encoding serine/threonine-protein phosphatase 2A regulatory subunit B'' subunit alpha isoform X2 yields MMIKETSMLRDPDLRGELAFLARGCDFVLPSRFKKRLKSFQQQQQQVQSKPDKKPGTPPPAPTPAPTPAPAPHTPAPQHTPRSPSPPPPAPVIVTPPPPAVNIPRFYFPRGLPALGPAANHDAAIAAIEAAFTEFEEEKADIYEMGKIAKACGCPLYWKAPMFYGAGGERTGFVSVHSFIATWRKLLHSCHDDASRFISLLAKPGCRYLEQEEFIPLLQDIVDTHPGLTFLKDAPEFHSRYITTVIQRIFYIVNRSWTGRITMMELRRSNFLQTLALLEEEDDINQITDYFSYEHFYVIYCKFWELDTDHDLYIDPKDLSRYNDHASSRRIIERLYSGAVTRGNAVQREGRMSYAEFVWFLISEEDKKNPTSIEYWFRCMDTDGDGVLSMFELEYFYEEQCERMERMGIEPLPFQDLLCQMLDLVKPESPGKITLSDLKRCRMAHIFFDTFFNLEKYLDHEQRDPFAVQKDIDSEGPEPSDWDKYASEEYEILVAEETANEQLHEGSFDDDYESEELQVPGEIGNKMEKLVISDLTA; encoded by the exons ATGATGATCAAGGAGACGTCGATGCTCAGGGACCCAGATTTGAGGGGGGAACTGGCCTTTCTGGCCAGGGGGTGTGACTTTGTCTTGCCCTCGCGCTTCAAGAAGCGGCTCAAgtcttttcagcagcagcagcagcag GTCCAGTCCAAACCAGATAAGAAACCAGGCACACCTCCACCAGCTCCAACTCCAGCTCCCACTCCTGCCCCCGCACCACACACACCTGCCCCACAACACACCCCCCGCTCACCcagccctcctcctccagcGCCGGTGATCGTCACCCCTCCTCCACCTGCCGTCAACATTCCCAGGTTCTACTTCCCCCGCGGGCTTCCCGCCCTGGGCCCGGCTGCCAACCACGACGCGGCCATCGCTGCCATCGAGGCGGCCTTCACGGAGTTCGAGGAGGAGAAGGCGGACATATACGAGATGGGCAAGATCGCTAAG GCCTGTGGGTGTCCCCTTTACTGGAAGGCCCCCATGTTCTACGGCGCAGGTGGCGAGAGGACGGGCTTTGTCTCCGTTCACTCCTTCATTGCGACCTGGAGGAA GTTGTTGCACAGTTGCCACGACGATGCTTCCAGGTTCATTTCGCTGTTGGCCAAACCTGGCTGTCGCTACCTGGAGCAGGAGGAGTTCATTCCTCTGCTGCAG GATATAGTGGATACACACCCTGGGCTCACCTTTCTGAAAGATGCACCTGAATTCCATTCCCGCTACATCACAACG GTGATCCAGCGGATATTCTACATCGTGAACCGCTCGTGGACGGGTCGCATCACCATGATGGAGCTGCGCCGGAGCAACTTCCTCCAGACCCTGGccctgctggaggaggaggacgacatcAACCAGATCACCGACTACTTCTCGTACGAGCACTTCTACGTCATCTACTGCAAGTTTTGGGAGCTGGACACTGACCACGACCTCTACATTGACCCCAAGGACCTCTCCAGATACAATGACCACG CCTCCTCCAGAAGAATCATTGAGAGACTGTATTCAGGGGCCGTCACTCG GGGTAATGCGGTGCAGCGAGAAGGACGCATGAGCTATGCCGAGTTCGTCTGGTTCCTCATatcagaggaagacaagaaaaacCCCACCAG CATTGAATACTGGTTCCGGTGCATGGACACAGATGGTGACGGAGTCTTGTCCATGTTTGAACTGGAGTATTTCTACGAGGAGCAGTGTGAGAGGATGGAGAGGATGGGCATCGAGCCTCTGCCCTTCCAGGATCTGCTCTGTCAAATGCTCGACCTCGTCAAACCCGAGAGCCCAG GTAAGATAACCCTGAGCGATCTGAAGCGCTGTCGGATGGCGCACATATTCTTCGACACCTTCTTCAACCTGGAGAAATACCTGGACCATGAGCAGAGGGATCCGTTTGCTGTGCAAAag GACATTGACAGTGAAGGTCCAGAGCCTTCTGACTGGGATAAATATGCCTCAGAGGAGTATGAGATACTGGTCGCAGAAGAGACTGCAAATGAACAGCTACATGAAGg GTCTTTCGATGACGACTATGAGTCCGAGGAGCTTCAAGTCCCTGGAGAGATTGGGAATAAAATGGAAAAGCTGGTGATATCCGATCTAACGGCATAA